One Hippoglossus hippoglossus isolate fHipHip1 chromosome 13, fHipHip1.pri, whole genome shotgun sequence genomic window carries:
- the c2cd3 gene encoding C2 domain-containing protein 3 isoform X3 encodes MKSRRQRATPAGGSSRKKVPTDVSPSTSLPPLVEGQLRCFLHVTISRILWTVHKPPPATFVRLRWWGESSNGTHFLPRDGSQLSQKTVKITSRFAIRCGPKQFTSYLADMGSLVLEVLTKPEHLPIARAKVAGISRLSLSHPISGFYTLVSPTSEKLGELQVSLNLEPLTEAYDSSSSCLPTDISVEHPQVTTLTVPSRPRSLSAGSGKESVGSSSGNTPRGKDHLYFQKPQRDEGKDEFLENQMPTTNRSQDSQRAVNPSSQEPRGQTTNDILSVILERGNKLRNAMVLSALTCDMDSAPALKDAPLPLPRDNILPPFKPVQSPSGMFLQNILHADSTLKPSDDGALVPDCDYDCVADIDNRAIDILLGSLNTSPLPLWDGECFLPETLSGYSSVCLDSELNDPQYDTSLLENLFYKTPMSDTTQLTQSGPKISGGPNSEHRRSPDAGGLPDLSAEQLTLLSLIREARVTIESLTVPTHSKTTTPRKTSSKAKPPRPLTSKKCTYFVEYALPMASTSSRQDGGKAGDGEVIRAVSSKVTGGAVKFLQHSVFPVHFSTATVKLWCQTDLIFKIYSRKTDQKKAVPIGKAVHPLRLLLQSKQLSQSVVLPVQSLEGNRDSQEIGPLVVSLELAAGGKVCFSGKSKSKLPRRETSPSQTEPIPQRDPTFRSHLVQSGREESPAIEDSRLNVWSPQKPSKGPSSHPAVNTPPYESWQQADEDPKVLLHTLLMVPDGKNFSSGPMQTPNVYLNCKLFWCDEMARSVVSWGQANPSFNFAQVTPVALTTKLLERMKNNLMVIEVWQKTGSSGQDRLLGLVKLPLHQFYMSFRDPKIAHLLLQAQYPVLGVDCYMPIIDVFSGSCKGNLRVVLAMGGSEQIVALQRTRDEEYDNLSHLVKPVHLLDHQARSQTKVTAAKGDAMREHLFVIKVEKVNGLTPLQSTVWGEADCYIQYSFPCQDADAAASLDQSIIESSVNLKPFRTTTALCVPDPEFSHTETHVLVVPEGVPVQRLLLSSLSSQGLCSGGGVQFEVWCRYYYPNVRDQLVAKGLLPLSKLCAMVTMQRQQPNEAHMFSLPLIPRTDNPTGHQPQPSGLLDVCIRYKHRPVRREGQTGRGAASRVVTLVVQVHRASGLQAAARLLSEQDERFSYFADVGVNIYVTVQLSVLPESERRCTRTVARTFCPEFDHHMEMSCDLLVQRSSGETYSLAEQLEDASAVFTVWNRDNRKAVNISKPKDVMLGTVKIPLADLIHKRTGISGWFGVYIPQETSSQDMHQQVLVGGLEISVNFAHNSDRERVIKAAQGLGWVLNQSDHEMQDEEEAWEESMKKLSLTFSMPRVWMPVHCLLLPGHSDLQRSTYCYFRYKFYDQEAVCSQMNHPSVVEGGEDSQATVSFEGSKTLELRRTQPLLWYLREEKLEVQVWVAFKKEKTRRPTDTDRLVGSAFIDLSSLAKMPKQKLTLSGVYPLFRRSAADLQGAALRVHITLTAASIPREASAGADTQMDSDSQGEHFSEEDRSIDRTPSLSTPKKSAQSGHKTKTCRTTPDITSVQHTEMSLEESFPVTVAVDQAMHLNLKGCPLAERSEGTPCCCVSYVTADSTEPVSTAVIADTNCPIWDHQHECRLSNQLLVDPQQSLVFKVWHRGETERVLGFASVDLSPLLCGFYSVCGWYNITDFSGQCRGQLKVSVTPLKGVQDLRGQRKAVKEEAAKNSSTLFQGRPLSYHTTATYSSFPSHISRYPEQKISSPDHTDRLFPKSSNERDSHLEHMDKVRLYHQSLQEQTAAHSVCGSSAGDLSPSSSFLFSALRKKLSELDNIQKYFSHKPSAPTLPSVTEHDRHNKHEEQGTSETDTNQLLLKSNLLVGEVNNIMSALQGDDLETIPSNPQSDSRTSPGQDHNPQTIPESISRFTSSQQDVSLPLHKMSDDHPDSEEEKDGQLHKVTMSEDENEERTDEDEDGTACARDEGVDDDEEEDEDYDEVVVKPRHLNEVTSLTDRTSPWTSIHSDPDMVSLESLEAPEDSDLSQDEDDKESVVNLETCDSDGKHQSTTPEEIESCSGSEDGSDTERDDESALQALNERRAKEPQSPNKESGDEDSSPALQHITDSPDASLDDEDSQLQTSDPVEVPNFFLPSHQMEASMRAIQLAPSFSHPPSDPGRISPLQSFPRRRGRPQRPDMSPSSMKKETERIAKIFAAHFDKSH; translated from the exons GTTTCACTTAACCTGGAGCCTCTGACTGAAGCCtatgacagcagcagctcatgtCTGCCCACAGATATCAGTGTTGAACACCCACAAGTCACCACACTGACTGTGCCCTCACGGCCCAGATCACTCTCAGCCGGCAGCGGGAAAGAATCGGTTGGGAGCAGCAGCGGAAACACACCAAG AGGGAAAGACCACTTATATTTCCAAAAACCCCAAAGAGATGAAGGCAAAGACGAGTTTTTGGAGAATCAGATGCCGACAACAAACAGATCTCAGGACAGTCAAAGGGCTGTGAATCCTTCAAGTCAGGAGCCTCGTGGACAAACTACCAATGATATCCTCTCAG TTATTTTAGAGCGTGGGAACAAGCTGAGAAACGCCATGGTGCTGTCAGCTTTGACATGTGACATGGATTCGGCTCCAGCTCTGAAAGACGCCCCCCTCCCGCTCCCAAGGGACAACATCCTGCCACCTTTCAA GCCTGTGCAATCTCCCTCTGGAATGTTTCTTCAAAATATTTTGCATGCTGATTCAACTCTTAAACCCTCTGATGATGGTGCTTTAGTCCCCGACTGTGACTATGACTGTGTTGCTGATATAGACAACAGAGCCATAGATATTCTCCTTGGCAG cttgaacacatctcctctgcctctctgggATGGAGAATGCTTCTTGCCTGAGACTCTGTCTGGCTACAGCAGTGTTTGTTTGGATAGTGAGCTCAATGATCCACAGTACGATACAAGCTTACTGGAAAATCTGTTCTACAAAACTCCT ATGTCAGATA CCACACAGCTGACACAGTCTGGACCCAAGATTAGTGGAGG TCCAAATTCGGAGCATCGGCGGTCTCCAGACGCTGGTGGTCTTCCCGACCTGAGTGCAGAGCAGTTGACTCTGCTGAGTTTGATCCGAGAGGCAAGAGTGACCATCGAATCCCTGACTGTACCGACACACAGCAAAACCACCACACCCAGAAAGACCTCCAGTAAAGCGAAACCTCCTCGACCATTAACCAGCAAAAAATG cacTTATTTTGTTGAGTACGCGTTACCGATGGCATCTACTTCCAGTCGACAGGATGGTGGTAAAGCTGGAGATGGGGAGGTGATCAGAGCTGTTTCTAGTAAAGTCACTGGAGGAG cgGTGAAGTTCCTTCAGCACTCTGTGTTTCCGGTCCACTTCAGCACAGCTACAGTTAAACTTTGGTGTCAAACTGATCTAATTTTCAAGATTTACTCACGAAAGACCGACCAAAAGAAA GCTGTTCCCATCGGTAAAGCAGTGCATCCGCTACGTCTTCTGCTGCAAAGCAAGCAGCTGAGTCAGTCTGTCGTCTTACCTGTGCAGAGCCTGGAAGGAAACAGGGATTCGCAAGAGATTGGACCTCTTGTG GTTTCACTAGAACTTGCAGCAGGGGGCAAAGTTTGCTTCTCTGGAAAAAGCAAAAGCAAGTTGCCTCGGAGAGAAACGTCACCCTCACAGACTGAACCCATCCCACAGAGAGATCCCACTTTCAGATCTCATCTTGTTCAAAGTGGCAGAGAAGAGTCGCCTGCTATAGAAGACTCCAGGCTAAATGTTTGGAGTCCACAGAAACCCTCAAAAGGACCCTCCTCCCATCCTGCTGTCAACACACCTCCTTATGAATCATGGCAGCAGGCGGACGAGGACCCCAAGGTCCTGCTGCATACCCTACTCATGGTGCCAGATGGAAAGAACTTCAGCTCTGGGCCCATGCAGACTCCAAATGTCTACTTGAACTGTAAACTCTTTTGGTGTGATGAGATGGCGAGATCTGTTGTCAGCTGGGGGCAGGCTAACCCTTCGTTCAACTTTGCTCAG GTGACTCCTGTGGCTTTAACAACTAAGCTGTTGGAGCGCATGAAGAATAACTTGATGGTGATTGAAGTGTGGCAGAAAACAGGAAGCTCAGGGCAGGATCGACTCTTGGGCCTTGTTAAATTACCTCTTCACCAGTTCTACATGTCATTTAG agATCCAAAGATTGCCCACCTTCTTCTCCAGGCACAGTACCCTGTTCTAGGGGTCGACTGCTACATGCCGATCATTGACGTGTTCTCCGGAAGTTGTAAAGGAAACCTCAGGGTTGTTTTGGCCATGGGGGGATCAGAGCAGATAGTTGCCCTCCAGCGGACGAGGGACGAGGAGTACGACAATCTGTCTCATCTTGTGAAACCAGTTCATCTGCTTGATCATCAGGCACGTTCACAAACAAAG gtGACGGCTGCAAAAGGCGATGCTATGAGAGAGCATCTGTTTGTGATCAAAGTGGAGAAAGTCAATGGGCTGACACCTCTGCAGTCTACAGTGTGGGGTGAAGCCGACTGCTACATCCAGTACAGTTTCCCCTGTCAGGACGCTGACGCTGCTGCATCACTGGACCAAAGCATCATAGAGAGCA GTGTGAACCTGAAGCCATTTCGCACCACCACCGCTCTCTGTGTCCCAGACCCGGAGTTCAGCCACACTGAGACTCATGTGCTCGTGGTTCCTGAAGGTGTTCCCGTCCAGAGGCTGCTGCTCAGCTCTCTTTCGAGTCAGGGCCTCTGCAGCGGGGGAGGTGTCCAGTTCGAAGTGTGGTGCAG ATATTATTATCCAAATGTCAGAGATCAGCTTGTGGCCAAAGGTTTGCTTCCGCTGTCCAAGCTGTGTGCCATGGTCACCATGCAGCGACAGCAGCCTAATGAGGCCCACATGTTCTCGTTACCCCTGATTCCCAGGACAGATAATCCCACAGGACATCAGCCCCAGCCGTCAG GCCTCTTAGATGTTTGCATTCGGTACAAGCACCGGCCGGTGAGACGTGAAGGACAAACTGGTAGAGGAGCTGCCTCTCGTGTTGTGACACTTGTGGTTCAAGTGCACAGAGCATCCGGTTTGCAGGCAGCTGCAAG GTTGTTATCAGAACAAGATGAACGGTTCAGCTACTTTGCCGATGTGGGGGTGAACATCTATGTCACAGTCCAGCTCTCCGTCTTGCCCGAGAGTGAGAGGAGGTGCACCCGCACAGTTGCCAGGACCTTCTGCCCTGAGTTCGACCACCACATGGAGATGTCCTGTGACCTGCTGGTTCAGAGGAGCAGTGGAGAAACGTACAGCCTGGCTGAGCAGCTGGAGGATGCTTCTGCTGTCTTTACTGTTTGGAACAGAGACAATCGCAAAG cagTGAACATTTCCAAGCCTAAAGATGTGATGTTGGGTACAGTGAAAATACCACTAGCTGATCTCATCCATAAACGAACAG GTATTTCTGGCTGGTTTGGTGTGTACATACCTCAGGAAACAAGCTCTCAAGATATGCACCAGCAAGTCTTGGTTGGGGGCCTCGAGATCTCTGTCAACTTTGCCCACAACTCAGACAGAGAGCGAGTCATTAAAGCTGCTCAGGGTTTGGGCTGGGTACTGAACCAGAGCGATCACGAAAtgcaggatgaagaagaagcgTGGGAAGAAAGCATGAAGAAACTCTCCTTGACCTTTTCAATGCCTAGAGTCTGGATGCCAGTCCACTGTTTGCTTTTGCCGGGCCACAGTGATCTTCAGCGCTCCACCTACTGCTACTTCAGGTACAAGTTTTATGACCAGGAGGCCGTCTGCTCGCAGATGAACCACCCGTCTGTCGTAGAGGGCGGGGAGGACAGCCAGGCCACAGTGAGTTTTGAAGGAAGCAAGACTTTGGAGCTGAGGAGGACTCAACCTTTACTGTGGTATCTACgagaggagaagctggaggtgCAGGTGTGGGTTGCCTTCAAGAAGGAGAAAACCAGGAGACCCACGGATACGGACCGACTGGTGGGTTCAGCATTTATCGATCTGTCCTCCCTTGCAAAGATGCCCAAGCAGAAGCTGACTCTCAGCG GCGTTTACCCACTGTTCAGACGCTCTGCAGCAGATCTGCAAGGGGCAGCTCTCAGGGTTCACATCACCCTGACAGCAGCTTCCATCCCCAGGGAGGCGTCTGCTGGAGCCGACACCCAGATGGACTCTGACAGCCAGGGGGAGCACTTTTCAGAAGAGGATAGATCGATAGATCGAACCCCTTCGCTTAGTACCCCCAAAAAATCTGCACAAAGTGGACACAAGACTAAAACCTGCAGAACCACTCCGGACATCACATCTGTGCAGCACACAGAGATGAGCTTGGAGGAATCTTTCCCTGTGACGGTCGCAGTGGACCAGGCCATGCACCTGAATCTGAAAG GCTGTCCTCTAGCAGAGCGCAGTGAAGGGACACcatgctgctgtgtttcctACGTCACTGCTGACTCTACTGAACCAGTGTCCACGGCTGTCATCGCGGACACTAACTGCCCCATATGGGATCATCAACACGAGTGCAG GCTTTCAAATCAGCTACTGGTTGATCCTCAACAATCTCTCGTTTTCAAAGTCTGGCACAGAGGAG AAACTGAGAGGGTGCTGGGGTTTGCCTCCGTAGACCTGTCCCCTTTACTCTGTGGCTTCTACTCCGTGTGTGGCTGGTACAACATCACAGACTTCAGTGGTCAATGTCGCGGCCAACTCAAAGTGTCCGTCACTCCGCTGAAGGGGGTCCAAGACCTCCGAGGACAGAGGAAAGCTGTGAAGGAAGAAGCTGCCAAAAACTCATCT ACTTTATTCCAGGGCCGTCCTCTCAGCTATCACACCACAGCCACATATAGTAGCTTCCCCTCTCACATCAGCCGCTACCCTGAGCAGAAGATCTCGTCACCTGACCACACGGACAGGCTCTTTCCTAAAAG CTCCAATGAGAGAGACTCTCACCTGGAGCACATGGACAAAGTACGTCTCTACCACCAGAGTCTGCAGGAACAAACAGCCGCTCACTCGGtctgtggcagcagtgcaggTGACCTCAGTCCCTCCAGCTCGTTCCTGTTCTCAGCACTCAG GAAAAAACTAAGCGAGCTCGACAACATCCAGAAATATTTCAGTCATAAGCCTTCTGCTCCCACGCTCCCGTCTGTGACTGAGCACGACCGTCACAACAAACATGAGGAACAGGGGACGTCGGAGACGGACACGAATCAGCTTCTTCTGAAGTCCAACCTGTTAGTCGGAGAAGTCAACAACATCATGAGTG CCCTACAGGGAGATGACCTGGAAACGATTCCCTCCAACCCTCAGAGCGACTCAAGAACTTCCCCTGGTCAAGACCACAACCCTCAAACTATTCCTGAGAGTATCTCCAGGTTCACTTCTTCCCAACAAGATGTGTCCCTTCCTCTTCACAAGATGTCTGACGACCATCCGGACTCTGAGGAAGAAAAGGATGGACAACTCCACAAAGTTACTATGTCGGAGGATGAAAACGAGGAAAGAacagatgaggatgaagatggaaCAGCCTGCGCAAGGGACGAGGGAGTTGATGATgacgaggaggaagatgaagactATGACGAGGTTGTGGTGAAGCCGAGGCATCTCAATGAGGTGACCTCTTTAACAGACAGAACCAGTCCTTGGACCAGCATCCACTCAGACCCTGACATGGTGTCACTGGAGAGTCTGGAGGCACCAGAGGATTCCGACCTGAGCCAGGACGAGGACGACAAGGAGTCGGTGGTAAATCTGGAAACTTGTGACTCCGATGGAAAACATCAAAGTACAACACCAGAGGAAATTGAGAGTTGTAGTGGATCAGAAGACGGTtcggacacagagagagacgatGAAAGTGCATTACAAGCTTTAAATGAGAGACGAGCAAAAGAGCCCCAAAGCCCCAACAAGGAGTCAGGTGACGAAGATTCATCACCCGCGTTACAGCACATCACAGACTCCCCCGATGCTTCTCTAGACGATGAAGATTCACAACTACAAAC CTCGGATCCTGTGGAGGTCCCGAATTTTTTCCTGCCCTCTCACCAAATGGAAGCGTCTATGAGAGCCATTCAACTCGCGCCGTCCTTCTCCCACCCGCCCAGTGACCCA GGGCGGATCTCTCCACTCCAGAGCTTCCCTCGTCGCAGAGGACGTCCTCAGCGCCCCGACATGTCGCCCTCGTCCATGaagaaagagactgaaagaatAGCAAAAATATTCGCAGCTCACTTTGATAAGAGTCATTAG